The DNA segment TCATTGTCACTCATGAAGGTAAACGTTACATTGCCGATTTCACGCTGGATGCCATTGAACCGTTACTAAACCCAAAAGATTTCTTCCGGATGACGCGCGGGGTGATTGCCAATATCCAGTCGGTGAAGTCTGTCTCCAAGTATTTCAACAGCCGCCTGAAGGTGACGCTAAATCCTCCCACTTCCGAACAGATACTGGTGAGCCGGGTGAAGATTCCGCTTTTCCTGTCGTGGCTCGAAGGGGAGTTGTAGTTTCTCTTCAACATTTACGGCTTATTGAAGTAGAGGTGAGACTGCTCCTCTCATTTTCTGATCTTCAGATTCTCAAATCTGCCAATTCCCACATTTGCTCATTTCCAATTCATCCTTTCAATTCTTCACTTCATCACTATTCCATTTGATTAAGGGATAAAGATTTAGAAATTTGTCAGACCTGAAACTAACCTTAATTCCGCGTCTGACATGAGAAACTATATCCTTGAAACCGTTTTGGTTTTTCTGCTCATCTTTGTCACCGTTTCTATCTGGGCAAAATCTCTTCCGGACGAATTTACTCCGGCATTATCCCATCATTCGGAGCTGAACTACTCTTCCCTTGGATCAATATTTACCCTTTGGGCTCCGACTGCCGCTAAAGTGAAAATAAATCTCTACAACAACGATACCGATCTTCGTCCAATTCAGACCATTTTCATGAAAAAAGGGCTGCAGGGGATGTGGACTGCTATGGAAAAAGGGGATTTGAAAGGCAAATACTATACTTTCCAGATTCAACATAAAGGGAAATGGCTGAAAGAGACTCCCGGTATATGGGCAAAAGCGGTGGGTGTCAACGGCATCCGGGCCGCTGTCATAGACCTCAAAAGCACTGATCCCGAAGGTTGGACAAATGATGTCCGTCCATCTCTGACACACCATACAGACATCGTAATCTATGAGATGCACCACCGGGACTTCTCGGTTGCACCCAATTCGGGCATTCAGCATAAAGGTAAGTTTCTGGCTTTAACCGAAAACGGAACAAAGAATGCGGAAGGTCTCTCTACCGGAATCGATCACCTGAAAGAGCTGGGAATAACCCATGTGCATCTGCTTCCGTCTTATGATTTTGGGTCGATAGATGAGACCCGCCTGAGCGATAACCGTTACAACTGGGGCTATGATCCCAAAAACTACAATGTGCCGGAAGGTTCCTACTCGACTCATCCCGCTGATCCTGCGACACGTATCCGTGAGTTTAAGCAAATGGTACAGGCTCTTCACCGGAATGGGATCCGGGTGATCCTGGATGTGGTCTATAACCATACTTTCGTGACTGATGAATCCAATTTTACACTGACTGCACCGGGCTACTTTTACCGGAAAAACAAAGACGGCAGTTATTCCAATGCCTCCGGATGTGGCAATGAGACGGCTTCCGAACAGCCGATGATGCGCCAGTTTATGATCGAATCGGTGAAGTATTGGGCAAAGGAGTATCATGTGGATGGTTTCCGCTTCGACTTGATGGGCATTCATGATATCGAAACAATGAACCAAATCCGCAAAGAGCTGGATAAAATTGATCCGACCATCTACATGTATGGAGAGGGATGGACTGCCGGAGCTTCTCCGCTGGATGAGTCTTTGCGTGCAGTGAAGAAGAATGGCTTGCAGTTTCCGCGCATCGCCGTCTTCAGTGATGACTTACGTGATGCCATAAAAGGCAGTTGGAACGATGCTAAGGCTCCCGGTTTTGTGGGCGGGACATCCGGACTGGAAGAGAGTCTGAAGTTTGGGATCACGGGGGCTACGCAACATCCGCAGGTGAATTACTCTCACGTCAACTATTCCCAAGCCCCTTATGCCAATAATCCCGATGAGGTTATCAACTACGTCTCCTGTCACGACGATATGTGCCTGAACGATAAACTGCGGGAATCCTCGCCGTTTAATACAAAGGCTGATCAGATCAAACGGCAAAATAAACTGGCACAAACGATTGTATTTACGTCGCAGGGCGTGCCGTTTATCTTGTCGGGCGAAGAGCTGTTCCGCACCAAAAAAGGGATTCACAATTCATTCCAGTCTCCCGATTCCATCAATGAGATTGACTGGCACTGGAAGACCATTCACCACGATCTGTTTGACTATTACCGGAATCTGATCCTGTTGCGCAAGCAGCATCCCGCCTTCCGGATGAATACGCAGGCGGATGTGGCAAGCCATCTTCGTTTTCTCGATATTAATCAAAAATGTGTGGTCGGATTTATACTTGCCGATCATGCCAATGGGGATGAATGGAAAGATATTCTGGTGATTCACAACGGAAACAGACAGCCGGTTGAGGTTTCTGTTCCTGACGGGGAGTGGATGGCTGTAGTAAAGGATGGCCAGATTAATCTGTCGGGGTTGGGCAATATCGAAAATAGCCGGATTACCATTGCCCCGGTTTCATCATTGATCGCTTTTCGAAAATAAGAACTTAAAGAAATAGTCAGCATGAGAACAAAGCCGCAACTCTCTTCTGCCCAAATCTGGAACATGAGCTTCGGATTTCTGGGTATTCAGGCCGGATTTGCTTTGCAAAATGCAAATGCGAGCCGCATCCTTCAGACCTTTGGCGCTGATGTCGGGTCGTTGTCGTGGTTTTGGATTGTGGCGCCGCTGACCGGAATGATTATACAGCCCATTATCGGCCATTATTCCGATCATACCTGGGGCAGGCTTGGACGGCGGAAACCCTATTTCCTGGCCGGGGCACTGTTGGCAGCGCTGGCGCTTATCTTTATGCCCAATTCGGCTATGCTTTCAGCCATTGTTCCGCCTTTGTTGGTGGGAGCAGGAATGCTTACGCTGATGAATGCCTCGTTTAATGTGGCGATGGAACCGTTCCGGGCATTGGTAGCCGACCTGTTGCCGGATAATCAACGGACGTTGGGCTTCTCGGTGCAGACTTTTCTGATTGGAGTAGGGGCCGTGATTGGCTCCTGGCTACCATTTATCCTGTCGGAATGGATGGATGTAGATAAACACACCCCGAATGGAGAGGTACCTGTCAACGTGATTATTTCGTTTTATGCGGGAGCTGCCATGATGGTAGGAGCTATCGCATGGACCATAATCAAAACTAAAGAATATCCGCCGGAAATTCATCGCCAGTTCCAGTCGGATGATCAGCCTGCAGAAAGTCATCAGCACAAGGGATTGTCAGTCATCCTCAAAGATATTGCCAGTATGCCTAAGACCATGAAAGAGCTGGGCATCGTTCAGTTTTTCTCCTGGTTTGCCCTGTTTGCAATGTGGGTATATACCACGCCTGCCGTTGCTCAACACGTTTACGGAACAATTGATCCCAACTCCGAAGCTTACCAGAAAGCCGGAGACTGGGTGGGCGTACTCTTTGGCGTCTATAATCTGGTAGCGATGTTTTTTGCATTGGCTTTGCCCGGAATTGCCGCCAGGACCAACCGGAAGATTACCCATGCCATCTCCCTGACCTTTGGGGCGGCGGGATTGATTTCCATTTTCTTTATCACCAATCCTTATTGGCTGATTCTTTCCATGGTGGGTATCGGGATTGCATGGGC comes from the Parabacteroides sp. FAFU027 genome and includes:
- the pulA gene encoding type I pullulanase gives rise to the protein MRNYILETVLVFLLIFVTVSIWAKSLPDEFTPALSHHSELNYSSLGSIFTLWAPTAAKVKINLYNNDTDLRPIQTIFMKKGLQGMWTAMEKGDLKGKYYTFQIQHKGKWLKETPGIWAKAVGVNGIRAAVIDLKSTDPEGWTNDVRPSLTHHTDIVIYEMHHRDFSVAPNSGIQHKGKFLALTENGTKNAEGLSTGIDHLKELGITHVHLLPSYDFGSIDETRLSDNRYNWGYDPKNYNVPEGSYSTHPADPATRIREFKQMVQALHRNGIRVILDVVYNHTFVTDESNFTLTAPGYFYRKNKDGSYSNASGCGNETASEQPMMRQFMIESVKYWAKEYHVDGFRFDLMGIHDIETMNQIRKELDKIDPTIYMYGEGWTAGASPLDESLRAVKKNGLQFPRIAVFSDDLRDAIKGSWNDAKAPGFVGGTSGLEESLKFGITGATQHPQVNYSHVNYSQAPYANNPDEVINYVSCHDDMCLNDKLRESSPFNTKADQIKRQNKLAQTIVFTSQGVPFILSGEELFRTKKGIHNSFQSPDSINEIDWHWKTIHHDLFDYYRNLILLRKQHPAFRMNTQADVASHLRFLDINQKCVVGFILADHANGDEWKDILVIHNGNRQPVEVSVPDGEWMAVVKDGQINLSGLGNIENSRITIAPVSSLIAFRK
- a CDS encoding MFS transporter; the encoded protein is MRTKPQLSSAQIWNMSFGFLGIQAGFALQNANASRILQTFGADVGSLSWFWIVAPLTGMIIQPIIGHYSDHTWGRLGRRKPYFLAGALLAALALIFMPNSAMLSAIVPPLLVGAGMLTLMNASFNVAMEPFRALVADLLPDNQRTLGFSVQTFLIGVGAVIGSWLPFILSEWMDVDKHTPNGEVPVNVIISFYAGAAMMVGAIAWTIIKTKEYPPEIHRQFQSDDQPAESHQHKGLSVILKDIASMPKTMKELGIVQFFSWFALFAMWVYTTPAVAQHVYGTIDPNSEAYQKAGDWVGVLFGVYNLVAMFFALALPGIAARTNRKITHAISLTFGAAGLISIFFITNPYWLILSMVGIGIAWASILAMPYAILAGAIPPAKMGVYMGIFNFFITIPQIVSSLANGPIVKYVFHSDSMYAILMAGVCLLIAAVSVVFVQDKG